One segment of Panicum virgatum strain AP13 chromosome 3K, P.virgatum_v5, whole genome shotgun sequence DNA contains the following:
- the LOC120701463 gene encoding uncharacterized protein LOC120701463: protein MGSAGARVVLFAAAALLLTGLIPQALGKAGGGGAVNPANPQVAGICSKTPFPEVCKSTAGRHATKYPVIDNLAVLNMQVDAFSKRTAQARKHVTKSARTIPPAQAQALTFCDTMYMNTQDTIGAAQRAITFKDTGTAKIMLQLAVQDFDSCDRPFTQAGVPNPMGKFDKELNQMANNCMTLANMI from the coding sequence ATGGGGTCAGCTGGCGCACGGGTCGTCCTCTTTGCCGCCGCGGCATTGCTGTTGACCGGCCTTATCCCGCAGGCGTTAGGGAAggcaggtggtggtggtgccgtcAACCCGGCAAACCCGCAGGTCGCCGGCATCTGCTCTAAAACCCCGTTCCCGGAAGTGTGCAAATCCACGGCCGGGCGGCATGCGACCAAATATCCAGTCATCGACAACCTGGCCGTGCTTAACATGCAGGTAGACGCGTTCTCCAAACGCACCGCACAGGCCCGAAAGCACGTCACCAAGTCGGCCCGCACTATCCCACCGGCGCAGGCGCAGGCCCTTACATTTTGCGACACCATGTACATGAACACCCAGGACACCATCGGTGCAGCGCAGCGGGCAATCACGTTCAAGGACACGGGCACCGCGAAGATCATGCTGCAACTCGCCGTCCAGGACTTCGATTCGTGCGACCGGCCGTTCACTCAGGCCGGTGTCCCCAACCCCATGGGGAAGTTCGATAAGGAGCTAAACCAGATGGCCAACAACTGCATGACGCTTGCAAACATGATCTGA